The DNA window CTTTCGGTCGAGACCGGGAAGAAGCTAAAGGAACTCGTAACGCCAAAGTATGCATTTCCCCATCTCTTGATATGTTGTGACTTCCTCCAAGTATGACAGTAACGACCCCTAGCGTGATAGAGCGGCCGACGTCGGTTGCGCTAGGATTCTAGGAAATGGTGACACTGGTGGATGTAGGCAACATCTCTTCATACACGATTTAGCGACCGCAAATCGCTACTGGTTGTCTACAAATGCTTCGTCATCCTCCGACATCAGCCCGCGCAACACCCAGGCCATCTTTGTTTTCCTCGAACGCGGAGCGATCGGGCACACTCGAAACAGCGTCAGAGTCCCCATCAGGAGAGTCTAGCATGGCCCACTCCAAAACTGGCCCACGTCAGTTCACGTTCGCTGATTCAGGCACTTCGGAGCTCGGGGCAGCCTCGATACATTTCCTGGATTCGTCGACCAGACTTGGGCGGCACCAGAGTTACATTCCGGGCGCGCTGCCGCCAACGGTGTGGGATGAAACAGCGGAGCCTCTAGCCGACGCAGACGGCTTGTCGCGTCTGGTTCGTTGCCTCGCTAAAACTCTGTCTGCGGAGATCCAATACGACGACGGCGATCTAATCGCCAAAGATACCGACATTCATTCGCTGCTGTCGAACGCACTTGAGAAGGTGATTGACCGGATTCGCGGATTGTCCCTGCGAAGTGACGATCCATTGCAACAGCTGCTCGCGATAGTTGCTCTGACGCCGAGCAGAGAACCTGTGGTCTCGCCGCAAGCCCGGTTGATTGAAACGGTGCTGCGCGTAGGATCACTGGAGCTCGATCTCATCGATCGAACTGCGAAGCGTGGCGACCGGCCGATCGAACTGAAGCCGCGCGAGTTCCAGTTGCTCGAGTGCATGATGCGACGGAGGGACCAGTTGCTGACGCGCGCAACGCTCTTCAAGGAAGTATGGCACTATAAATTCGTTCCAGAGACAAATCTTGTCGATGTTTATATGGGCAGACTTCGCCGCAAGGTCGACGGGCCGGATGAAACCCCCATGATCCGCAATGTGCGCGGCGCTGGATTCGTTCTAAGCGCGACCGCATCGCACTCTTCCCGCCAAAACGCCGCGATACGGTGCTCCGGGTAGGCGCACTGGAATTCGATCTCATCGCTCAAGTTGCGAAGCGTGGCGACCATCCGATTGATCTGCGGCCGCGCGAGTTCCGGTTGCTCAAGTGCATGATGCAACGAAGCGACCAATCGCCGACGCGGGTAACTCTCCTGAAAGAAGCATCAGCGCTTCAAGGGGAGCCCGGCCCCATGGCTGCTATTGAGATTTCGTGCCGCGAACAGAAGAACACTTTCTGGCGCGTGATCCTCCTGATCCACTCAGCAAAAAGCTCCGCGCCGCAGATTTCGCTTTTAAACCCAATTTAAAAAGAAATTTAATAGCTCTCCCTTGTCCCCTTGCTACCCTCGTCGGGCCCTCGGCTTCAACAGCCACCTTTGAGAGCCGAACGCACCCGATTATTGCGGCGGCAGCCCGACGTGATTTTCAAGGAGAAAACATGACCAGCGGCATTCGCAAAGAGATGGACAGCCTTGGCGAGGTCAATGTTCCCGCCGACAAACTCTGGGGAGCGCAGACACAACGTTCGCTCGAGCATTTCAGTATCGGCAAGGATCTGATACCGCGCGAGATGATCACGGCCTATGCGATCCTGAAGAAGGCGGCGGCCAACGCCAATCATGATAGCAAGCGGCTCGATGATCAGGCTTACAAACTGATCGTTCACGTCTGCGACGAAATACTCCATGGCCAGCATCATGACATGTTCCCGCTGCACGTCTGGATGACCGGCAGCGGCACCCAGTTCAACATGAATGTGAACGAAGTGATCTCCAACCGGTGCTCCCAACTCGCGGGCACGCCGCTCGGCAGCAAGAAACCGGTTCATCCCAATGATGACGTCAACATGTCGCAATCGTCGAACGACAGTTTTCCATCCGCGATGTACATCGCTGCCGCAGTGAATGTGACGCAGCGCCTGATCCCCGCGGTGAAGGCGTTACATGACGCGATCGCCGCCAAGGCAGCCGAATGGGATGACGTCGTCAAGATCGGCCGCACCCACATGCAGGATGCGACACCGATTACCCTCGGACAGGAATGGTCAGGCTATGCCGGCATGCTGGCCGATGACCTTGAACGCATCGACGACGCGCTCAAGGGGGTTTATCGCCTGGCCCTCGGTGGCACCGCGGTCGGCACCGGGATCAATGCCGCACCGGATTTCGCCGAGGCAGCCGCTGCCGGGATTGCCAAGCTCACGCGCCTGCCCTTCGTTAGCGCGCCGAATAAATTCACCGTGCAAGGGGCCCATGACGCGCTGGTACAGCTCTCCGGCACGCTCCGCACGCTGGCGGTCTCGCTCTATAAAATAGGAAACGACATCCGGTTGATGTCCTGCGGCCCGCGCGCCGGCTTCGCCGAATTGATGATTCCCGAGAATGAGCCGGGCTCGTCGATCATGCCGGGCAAGGTCAATCCGACTCAGGCCGAGGCGTTGACGATGATCGCCGTCCAGGTAATGGCGGACGACGTCGCCGTCGGCTTCGGTGGCGCCGGCGGCTATCTCGAGATGAACGTCTACAAGCCGTTGATTATCCACAACATCACGCATTCGATCACGATCATGGCCGATGGCTGCACAAACTTCCGTAAATTCCTCGTCGAGGGGACCCGGCCGAATGACAAGAAGATCAAGGAGTATGTCGAGCGCTCCCTGATGCTCGTTACCGCGCTGGCGCCGGTGATCGGTTACGACAAAGCGTCCGAGATCGCGCATTACGCGATGGACAACGATCTCACGCTCAAGGCAGCGGCGCTTAAGCTCGGCTTCGTAAGCGAGCAGGAGTTCGACCGCGTCGTCGATCCCGCAAAGATGGTCAGGCCCTACGTCGCCAAGGCAATTGACCCCGCCAAGACCAGCGCATCAGCCGGTTGAGGAGCACACCCCATGATCCGATGCATCAAATTATGGACTGGCGCCGACCGGAAGTCGCATTTCGAAGAGGGCTTCATCGATCTCGAGCCCGGAGCAAGGGGAGATGCGCTCAGCGTCAAATTTCCCATTGCCTCGGCATCATTCCACGAAACGGATGCGGATCCGCAACTCGGATGGCACCCGGACGCCGACCGACAGTTGGTCATTACGCTGAGCGGCACGCTGGAATTCGAGACGCCGGACGGGCGATTTGCGCTGCGCCCGGGCGACGTCCTGTTCACCGAGGACACGGGCGGAGCCGGCCACAATTGGAAGATGGTCGGCGACCAGCCCTGGTGCCGTCTCTATACGACCCTCGATCCGAAGACCGTCGTTCCCTTTCGGCCAACCGTTGCCGGTTAGCAGGAGCGCAAACAATCCATCAAGCACCGCACTGGAGGCAGACAGATGATCCGATGTGTACGTTTATGGACAGGTGATGACCAGAATTCTTATTTCGAGGAAGGCGTTATCGAACTCAGCCCTGGTCAGCGCGGCGATTGGCTGAGCGACAAGCTCGCCGTGGCCAGCATCTCTTTCCAGGAAACGGCATCGGGCGGCGCCTTCGCCTGGCACACCGCACCGGTTCGGCAACTGGTCGTCACACTAAGCGGCACGCTGGATTTCCAGACCCGCGAAGGTGAGCATTTCCTTCTCCACCCCGGCAATATCCTGCTCGCCGAGGACACCGTCGGCAGCGGACACAGCTGGAAACTGACCGACGATTCTTCCTGGCGCCGCGCCTACGTGATCCTCCAACCAGGAGCCGCGGTGCCGTTTCGCGCCCGCAAGCTGCAAGGGGTCTCGGCCTGATCGAAAGGCTCGCCGAGAAACTCGCCAGGAAAAACATAGCACCCTGCAAATTTGAAGGAGAACTCCGATGCCAGATAACTCCACTACCGAACCGGACGTCGTCCTCATTGGCGCGGGCATCATGAGTTCCACACTGGGAGTCTTCCTGAAAGAACTCGAACCCTCGCTCACCATCACGATGTTCGAAACGCTCGGGGATTGTGGCCTCGAAAGCTCGGAAGCCTGGAACAACGCCGGCACCGGACACGCCGCCAATTGCGAAATGAACTACACGCCCGAGCGGCCCGACGGCAGCGTCGACATCTCCAGGGCGCTGGAAGTCAATGTTGAGTTCGACCTGTCGCGCCAGTTCTGGTCTTATCTTGTGAAGAAAGGTTCGATCGCCGATCCGCGTTCGTTCATCCATCCCGTGCCGCATATGAGCTTTGTGCACGACGGCAACGTCTCGTTCCTCAAAAAGAGGTTCAAGGCGATGAGCGCGCACCACTGCTATTACGGGATGGAATACACCGAGAATCGGCAGAAGATCGCGGAATGGGCTCCGCTGGTGATGGAGGGCCGGACCGGCGACCAGCCCGTTGCAGCGACGCGGATCATCACCGGTACTGACGTAGACTATGGCTCCCTCACCCATCATCTGGTTCACCATCTGGTCGGGCTTCCGGGCTGCAGCGTGCATTACAAGAACCACGTCACCCACATCGTCCGCGAGGAGGGAGGGCGCTGGCGTGTCGAGGTACACGATCTCGTAAGCGGCGCAAAACGATCGGTAACGACAAAATTCGTCTTCATCGGCGCAGGCGGCGGCGCGCTGCCGCTGCTGCAGAAGTCCGGCATTCCCGAGGGGCACGGCTATGCTGGCTTTCCCGTCAGCGGCATTTGGCTGCGTTGCGACGACCCCGAGATCAACAAGCGCCACCATGCCAAGGTCTACGGCAAGGCCTCGATAGGCTCGCCGCCGATGTCGGTGCCCCATCTCGACACCCGGGTCATCGGCGGCCAGCACTCGCTGTTATTCGGTCCCTATGCCGGCTTCTCGAGCAAATTTTTGAAGCACGGCTCGCTAATGGATTTATTCGAATCGCTCAGGCCGGCCAACATCGAGCCGCTGCTGTCGGTGGCGCGCGACAATTTCGACCTCACGGAATACCTGATTGGACAAGTCCTGCAGTCCGAGAGTCACCGGCTGGCCACGCTGGACGAGTATTTCCCGAACGCGAAGCCTGAAGACTGGAAGCTGCAAATCGCGGGGCAGCGCGTTGAGACTATCAAGCCCGATGTCAAACGCGGAGGCTTGCTGGAGTTTGGAACCGAGCTTGTCGGTGCGGCGGATCGTTCACTCGTTGCCCTCCTGGGAGCCTCGCCAGGCGCTTCCACAGCAGCGTTCATCGCGATCAGCGTGTTGGAGAAGTACTTCCCCGATCAGCTGACGGCCAGCGCGTGGCTGCCAAAACTGAAAGAGATAATCCCATCCTACGGCGTGTCGCTGATTGAGGATGCCGAACTCCTCCGGCGTGTTCGCGCGGATACGGCGCAGCTGCTCAAGGTCGAGAACATTGATCCGCCTGCCGTCAAGACGCGAAGGAGTTCCCGGGCTCGCGCATAGCATGCGGCACTGACGCCTGCGGAGATCGGCCGTTCAACGGAGGGATGATCATGGTGGCGGCGAAGACCCGTTCCGGCTCTATCGCTGCCATACCATCATGAACTGCACCGAGACCTGTCCGAAAAATCTCAACCCTGCAAAGGCGATCGCGAAGACCAAGGAAATGATGGCAGAGCGCGGCTGATTCGTCGTCAACCACCGCTCGCGCGAGCGGCGCAAACACCTTCAACACAGCAGGAAACAACGACCATGCTTAACACGCTCCCTGAATCATCGGGTCATCCCAACGGATATGAACTGTTGCACAATCCGCACCTCAATAAAGGAACATCTTTCACAGAGGCAGAGCGCCGCGCTGCGCACCTCGAAGGTCTTCTGCCGCCGGCAGTGATGACGATCGACGTCCAGGTGGCACGCCGGCACGCCGAGATCGCCAACCTGCACGACGATCTGCTGAAGTATCTCGTGCTGTCCGATCTGCAGTCCCGCAACGAGACGCTCTATTATGCGGTCCTGATGTCCGACCCGGCCACCTACATGCCGATCGTCTATACCCCGACGGTCGGAGAGGCATGCCAGAAGTTCGGGCATATTTTCCGGCAGCCGCGCGGGATCTACCTGCCGATCACCGCACGCGGACGGCTCCAGGAATTGCTATCCAATTGGCCGGAAAGGGACATACGCTTCATCGTCGTCACTGATGGCGAGCGCATTCTCGGCCTTGGCGACCTCGGTGCCGGCGGCATGGGTATTCCGATCGGCAAACTAGCGCTCTATACCGCCTGCGCGGGCGTGCCCCCCCAACACTGCCTGCCAATTGTTCTCGATGTCGGCACCAATAACCAGGTTCTGCTCGACGACCCGTTGTATCTCGGTTTGCGTCAGAACCGGGTGCGCGGGGATGAGTACACGGCTTTTGTCGACGAGTTCGTCGAAGCCGTGCAACAGCTCTATCCGAAATGCTGCATCCAGTGGGAAGATTTTGCCAATTTCCATGCCGTCCCGATTCTTGCACGCTATCGGGAAGAGATATGCACCTTCAATGACGACATCCAGGGAACCGCCGGCATCGCCCTGGCGGGCATCTTCGCCGCGTTGCGCCTCACCGGAAAGAAGCTTGCTGAGCAGCGCTTTCTATTCCTCGGCGCGGGCTCGGCGGCGACCGGCATCGCGGAGCTGATCAGCCTGGCGATGGCACGAGAGGGCGTGGACCTCGCCGCGGCCCGAAGCAGCAATTCGCTGTTCGACATCAACGGTCTCGTGGTGAGTTCGCGCGCCGACCTTGCGGATTTCCAGAAGCCGTTCGCGAAGGACATGCCGCCTGTCTCGACATTTGTCGAGGCGATCCGTGTGCTGCGGCCGACCGGCATCATTGGGGTGAGCACTGTGCCAAAACTGTTCACCCGCGACGTGATCAGGACAATGGCGGAGATCAACGAGCGTCCGATCATCTTCCCGTATTCGAACCCGACGTCGCGCTCCGAATGTACGGCCGAAGAGGCCTACAGCTGGTCCGACGGCCGCGCCGTTTTCGCCAGCGGCAGTCCGTTCCCGCCGGTCGAGATCGCCGGCCGCCGTTTCGTGCCCGGCCAGGGCAACAATGTCTACATCTTCCCTGCCATGGGCATGGCGGTGTTTGCCACCGAAGCGACCCGGGTGACGGAAGAGATGTTCATCGTTGCGGCGGAAGCGGTCGCCGAGGAGGTCACTGAAGAGAACCTCGCCGTGGGACTGATCTACCCGCCGCAGAGCCGCATTCTCGACGTGTCGCTCCACGTCGCCGAACGGGTCGCAACCTTCATTTTTGACCAAGGTCTCGCACGGGTGGAACGGCCGGAGGATATCGGGGGGCTGATCCGCTCGCGGGTGTATCGGCCCGTCTATGCGGAGGCGGCCGAATGAGCGAGGTTCTGCGTCGCGAACGCAACGCTCCCGTCAAACGAAAAGACCTGCTGGCATCGCGCGTGGATCAGGACCCCGACCAAGAAAAGTTGCATCGTATCGTGGTGGTAGGCGGCGGTGCCGCGGGGCTCGAACTTGTCACCCGGTTGGGCGACCGCTTGGGCCGGCGCTCCCGGGCGTCTGTCACCTTGGTCGAATGCGCCCGGACCCATCTCTGGAAACCGTTGTTGTACGCCGTGGCAGCGGGAAGCCTGAATCCCGGCGAATATGAGTTGAGTTATCTTGCGCAGGCGCACTGGCACGGGTTTCACTATTGCTTAGGCGAGATGATCGGTCTGGACCGCGTCAAGAAAGAGGTGCGCCTCGGTGCCGCGCTCGACGGCGAGGGACGCCAGATCACGCCGGAACGCTCGATCGGGTACGATACGTTGGTAATCGCAATCGGCAGCGTTACCAACGATTTCGGAACGCCGGGCGTTGCCAAATATGCAGTACCGCTGGAGACGCCGGCGCAGGCAGAGCGCTTCAACCGCCGTGTGGTCAACGCGTGCCTGCGCGCGCAAACACAGACCGAGCCTGTGCGACCAGGCCAGCTTCACGTCGCGATCGTCGGTGCCGGTGCGACCGGCACGGAATTGGCTGCCGAGCTCCATCGGACGATGCGCGAGGTCGTTAGTTACGGGCTTGACCATATCAACCCTGAGCGTGACGTCCGGATCGTCTTGATCGAGGGTGCACCCCGCATTCTCCCTGGCTTGCCGGAACGCAT is part of the Bradyrhizobium erythrophlei genome and encodes:
- the fumC gene encoding class II fumarate hydratase; the encoded protein is MTSGIRKEMDSLGEVNVPADKLWGAQTQRSLEHFSIGKDLIPREMITAYAILKKAAANANHDSKRLDDQAYKLIVHVCDEILHGQHHDMFPLHVWMTGSGTQFNMNVNEVISNRCSQLAGTPLGSKKPVHPNDDVNMSQSSNDSFPSAMYIAAAVNVTQRLIPAVKALHDAIAAKAAEWDDVVKIGRTHMQDATPITLGQEWSGYAGMLADDLERIDDALKGVYRLALGGTAVGTGINAAPDFAEAAAAGIAKLTRLPFVSAPNKFTVQGAHDALVQLSGTLRTLAVSLYKIGNDIRLMSCGPRAGFAELMIPENEPGSSIMPGKVNPTQAEALTMIAVQVMADDVAVGFGGAGGYLEMNVYKPLIIHNITHSITIMADGCTNFRKFLVEGTRPNDKKIKEYVERSLMLVTALAPVIGYDKASEIAHYAMDNDLTLKAAALKLGFVSEQEFDRVVDPAKMVRPYVAKAIDPAKTSASAG
- a CDS encoding NAD(P)/FAD-dependent oxidoreductase yields the protein MSEVLRRERNAPVKRKDLLASRVDQDPDQEKLHRIVVVGGGAAGLELVTRLGDRLGRRSRASVTLVECARTHLWKPLLYAVAAGSLNPGEYELSYLAQAHWHGFHYCLGEMIGLDRVKKEVRLGAALDGEGRQITPERSIGYDTLVIAIGSVTNDFGTPGVAKYAVPLETPAQAERFNRRVVNACLRAQTQTEPVRPGQLHVAIVGAGATGTELAAELHRTMREVVSYGLDHINPERDVRIVLIEGAPRILPGLPERISDATQRLLDKMGVEVRASARVTEVSANGVKLADGSFIDSELVVWAAGVKAPEVLGGLDGLETNRINQLVVESTLQTTRDPDVFAIGDCAACPRPGTSVPVPPRAQAAHQEASHLVRQIQRRLRDKPLQPYTYRDFGSLVSLGKWSTVGNLMGFLSGRSFFVEGLFARTMYRSLRLMHEQALGGTRRAVLSFISRALAHRIDPPVKLH
- a CDS encoding winged helix-turn-helix domain-containing protein, whose product is MAHSKTGPRQFTFADSGTSELGAASIHFLDSSTRLGRHQSYIPGALPPTVWDETAEPLADADGLSRLVRCLAKTLSAEIQYDDGDLIAKDTDIHSLLSNALEKVIDRIRGLSLRSDDPLQQLLAIVALTPSREPVVSPQARLIETVLRVGSLELDLIDRTAKRGDRPIELKPREFQLLECMMRRRDQLLTRATLFKEVWHYKFVPETNLVDVYMGRLRRKVDGPDETPMIRNVRGAGFVLSATASHSSRQNAAIRCSG
- a CDS encoding NAD-dependent malic enzyme, which encodes MLNTLPESSGHPNGYELLHNPHLNKGTSFTEAERRAAHLEGLLPPAVMTIDVQVARRHAEIANLHDDLLKYLVLSDLQSRNETLYYAVLMSDPATYMPIVYTPTVGEACQKFGHIFRQPRGIYLPITARGRLQELLSNWPERDIRFIVVTDGERILGLGDLGAGGMGIPIGKLALYTACAGVPPQHCLPIVLDVGTNNQVLLDDPLYLGLRQNRVRGDEYTAFVDEFVEAVQQLYPKCCIQWEDFANFHAVPILARYREEICTFNDDIQGTAGIALAGIFAALRLTGKKLAEQRFLFLGAGSAATGIAELISLAMAREGVDLAAARSSNSLFDINGLVVSSRADLADFQKPFAKDMPPVSTFVEAIRVLRPTGIIGVSTVPKLFTRDVIRTMAEINERPIIFPYSNPTSRSECTAEEAYSWSDGRAVFASGSPFPPVEIAGRRFVPGQGNNVYIFPAMGMAVFATEATRVTEEMFIVAAEAVAEEVTEENLAVGLIYPPQSRILDVSLHVAERVATFIFDQGLARVERPEDIGGLIRSRVYRPVYAEAAE
- the mqo gene encoding malate dehydrogenase (quinone), translated to MPDNSTTEPDVVLIGAGIMSSTLGVFLKELEPSLTITMFETLGDCGLESSEAWNNAGTGHAANCEMNYTPERPDGSVDISRALEVNVEFDLSRQFWSYLVKKGSIADPRSFIHPVPHMSFVHDGNVSFLKKRFKAMSAHHCYYGMEYTENRQKIAEWAPLVMEGRTGDQPVAATRIITGTDVDYGSLTHHLVHHLVGLPGCSVHYKNHVTHIVREEGGRWRVEVHDLVSGAKRSVTTKFVFIGAGGGALPLLQKSGIPEGHGYAGFPVSGIWLRCDDPEINKRHHAKVYGKASIGSPPMSVPHLDTRVIGGQHSLLFGPYAGFSSKFLKHGSLMDLFESLRPANIEPLLSVARDNFDLTEYLIGQVLQSESHRLATLDEYFPNAKPEDWKLQIAGQRVETIKPDVKRGGLLEFGTELVGAADRSLVALLGASPGASTAAFIAISVLEKYFPDQLTASAWLPKLKEIIPSYGVSLIEDAELLRRVRADTAQLLKVENIDPPAVKTRRSSRARA